Proteins encoded within one genomic window of Nordella sp. HKS 07:
- a CDS encoding YciI family protein — translation MRFMIIVKASKDSEAGVMPGEEILTAMAAYHEELAKAGILLDGNGLQPSSKGFRIKYEGGKRRVVDGPFTETKELVAGYTLIQVKSREEALEWARRFPNPHSEDGEIEVRQLFELEDFAQGEAIERFREMEMSGAKS, via the coding sequence ATGCGTTTCATGATCATCGTCAAGGCCAGCAAGGATTCGGAAGCCGGCGTCATGCCCGGTGAAGAGATCCTGACCGCCATGGCGGCTTACCACGAGGAACTGGCCAAGGCCGGAATTCTGCTCGACGGCAACGGCCTGCAGCCGAGCTCGAAGGGCTTCCGTATCAAATATGAGGGCGGCAAGCGCCGGGTCGTCGACGGCCCCTTCACCGAGACCAAGGAACTCGTTGCCGGCTACACCCTCATTCAGGTGAAATCACGCGAGGAAGCGCTCGAATGGGCGCGCCGCTTCCCCAATCCGCACAGTGAGGACGGCGAGATCGAAGTCCGCCAACTATTCGAGCTTGAGGACTTCGCCCAGGGCGAAGCGATCGAGCGCTTCCGCGAGATGGAAATGAGCGGCGCCAAGAGCTAG
- a CDS encoding RNA polymerase sigma factor has translation MSETHHAIDAIWRIEQAKLIAGLTRFTRDIGQAEELAQEALLTALEQWPKSGIPEKPGAWLMAAAKNRAIDRIRKAKLAETKHAEIGRARDAEQEEALQELEAALDDPVGDDLLRLIFISCHPVLTSDARTALTLRLIGGLTTDEIARAYLQTEATVAQRIVRAKRTLADRKVPFELPRGAELMARRDSVIEVLYLIFNEGYSATNGEDWMRPQLCEEALRLSRILAGLMPGEAEVHGLVALMEIQASRLHARTGPDGEPILLLEQNRALWDQLLIRRGLAALAQAEALTSAPGRYGIQAAIAACHARAARAADTDWNRIAALYDLLAAREDSPVVELNRAVAHSMKSGPQTGLDLLDALLGEEALKAYYLLPSVRGDFLVKLGRHAEAETEFRRAAALTQNARERSLLLQRADACRQS, from the coding sequence ATGTCCGAGACTCATCACGCGATCGACGCCATCTGGAGGATCGAGCAGGCGAAGCTTATCGCCGGCCTGACACGCTTCACCCGCGATATTGGCCAGGCCGAGGAGCTGGCTCAGGAAGCCTTGTTGACGGCCCTCGAGCAATGGCCGAAATCGGGCATTCCGGAAAAGCCCGGCGCCTGGCTCATGGCGGCGGCGAAGAACCGCGCCATCGACAGAATTCGCAAGGCGAAGCTCGCGGAGACGAAGCATGCGGAGATCGGCCGCGCGCGCGACGCCGAGCAAGAGGAAGCGCTCCAGGAACTCGAAGCCGCGCTCGACGATCCCGTCGGCGACGATCTTCTCCGCCTCATTTTCATTTCCTGCCACCCGGTGCTGACCAGCGACGCGCGCACCGCCTTGACCTTGCGCCTCATCGGCGGCCTCACCACGGACGAAATCGCCCGCGCCTATCTGCAGACGGAAGCGACCGTCGCGCAGCGCATCGTGCGCGCCAAGCGCACGTTGGCGGACAGGAAGGTCCCCTTCGAGTTGCCGCGCGGCGCCGAGCTCATGGCCAGGCGCGATTCGGTTATCGAGGTCCTCTATCTCATATTCAACGAAGGCTACTCGGCCACCAACGGCGAGGACTGGATGCGTCCGCAGCTTTGCGAAGAGGCCTTGCGGCTCAGCCGGATCCTCGCCGGGCTGATGCCTGGCGAAGCCGAAGTGCATGGCCTCGTGGCGCTGATGGAGATCCAGGCATCGCGCTTGCACGCACGCACCGGACCCGACGGCGAGCCCATATTGTTGCTCGAGCAGAACCGCGCGCTGTGGGATCAACTCCTCATCCGCCGCGGGCTTGCCGCTTTGGCGCAAGCCGAGGCCCTGACCTCGGCGCCTGGCCGCTATGGAATTCAGGCGGCGATCGCCGCCTGCCACGCGCGTGCCGCCCGGGCGGCCGATACCGACTGGAATCGCATCGCCGCGCTCTACGACCTTCTGGCGGCGCGCGAGGACTCGCCTGTGGTGGAACTCAACCGCGCCGTCGCGCATTCCATGAAGAGTGGTCCGCAAACCGGGCTCGACCTCCTCGACGCCTTGCTCGGAGAGGAAGCGCTGAAGGCTTATTATCTTCTGCCCAGCGTCAGGGGCGATTTTCTCGTCAAGTTGGGCCGGCATGCCGAGGCCGAGACCGAGTTCCGTCGGGCCGCGGCTTTGACGCAGAATGCCCGCGAGCGCTCGCTTCTGCTGCAGCGCGCCGACGCCTGCCGGCAGTCATAA
- the mmsB gene encoding 3-hydroxyisobutyrate dehydrogenase, whose protein sequence is MKIAFIGLGNMGGPMATNLVAKGFVVKGFDIVAANLDKAAERGVVAARSAVSAVKDADIVITMVPAGQHVLDLYRTILLPARRGTLFIDCSTIDVASAREAHAMAQGAGMQSLDAPVSGGTAGAAGATLTFMAGGDAEAFERAHPVLSAMGKRIVHCGGAGAGQAAKICNNMILGVSMIAVSEAFVLAEKLGLEATALYDVASAASGQCWSLTSYCPVPGVGPASPADNDYRSGFAAALMLKDLALAQQAAAAAGAATPLGAHAEQLYRSFIAAGGAEKDFSAIIRYLAETPRD, encoded by the coding sequence ATGAAAATTGCCTTCATCGGCCTCGGCAATATGGGCGGGCCCATGGCGACCAATCTCGTCGCCAAGGGCTTCGTCGTGAAGGGCTTCGACATTGTCGCGGCCAATCTCGACAAGGCCGCCGAGCGGGGCGTGGTGGCGGCGCGCAGCGCCGTTTCCGCGGTGAAGGATGCCGACATCGTGATCACCATGGTGCCGGCGGGCCAGCATGTGCTCGATCTCTACCGCACCATCCTGTTGCCGGCGCGGCGCGGGACGCTGTTCATCGACTGCTCGACCATCGATGTGGCGAGTGCCCGCGAAGCCCATGCCATGGCGCAAGGGGCCGGCATGCAAAGTCTCGATGCGCCGGTCTCGGGCGGCACGGCGGGAGCGGCCGGGGCAACGCTCACCTTTATGGCAGGTGGCGACGCCGAGGCCTTCGAACGTGCTCATCCCGTACTTTCGGCGATGGGCAAGCGGATCGTCCATTGCGGCGGCGCCGGAGCCGGGCAAGCCGCCAAGATCTGCAACAACATGATCCTCGGCGTTTCGATGATCGCGGTGTCGGAAGCTTTCGTGCTGGCCGAAAAGCTCGGCCTGGAGGCCACGGCGCTCTATGACGTCGCCTCCGCCGCGTCGGGTCAATGCTGGTCGCTGACGAGCTATTGTCCGGTGCCGGGCGTCGGCCCGGCCTCACCCGCCGACAATGACTACAGATCCGGCTTCGCTGCGGCGCTGATGCTGAAGGATCTGGCGCTCGCCCAGCAGGCGGCTGCCGCGGCCGGTGCCGCGACGCCGCTCGGCGCCCATGCCGAACAGCTCTATCGCAGCTTCATCGCGGCGGGCGGTGCGGAGAAGGATTTCTCCGCCATCATCCGCTATCTCGCCGAGACGCCGCGCGATTAG
- a CDS encoding MFS transporter produces the protein MTTTDAPAKAGNREWIGLAVLALPCLIYSMDLTVLNLAVPQLSEELKPSASQLLWIIDIYGFFVAGSLIIMGNLGDRIGRRKLLMIGAAAFGIASIFAAFASNAVMLIAARAALGVAGATLAPSTLSLIRNMFHDPRERTTAIGVWVASFSVGGAIGPIFGGVLLEHFWWGSVFLVNVPIMILLLIAAPLLLPEFRDEAATPLDTASAAMSLIAVLALIYGLKQFAEYGMGWQPVLSVAIGIVVAFVFARRQKQLSHPLIDLSLFRKPAFSASLAVYMLGVLVAFGFFLFISQYLQLVLGMRPLEASLWMLPSGLSFILGSMLAPKIVRSFHPAYVMAGGLAIAGLACLMLTQIDTSHGLAILIVGFILMSLGLAPAFTLTTDLVVNAAPPERAGAAAAISETSAEFGGALGIAVLGSVMTALYRGAMSKVIPADMPQDAAEAVQGTLGGAIAVASELPADAAAVIVAAARTAFTDALVMTAVICTVIALAAALLAAFLLRRVEPAAHHA, from the coding sequence ATGACGACGACCGATGCGCCGGCCAAAGCCGGAAACCGCGAATGGATCGGCCTCGCCGTGCTGGCGCTGCCTTGTCTCATCTATTCGATGGACCTCACCGTTCTCAATCTGGCCGTGCCGCAATTGAGCGAGGAACTCAAGCCGTCGGCGTCGCAGCTTCTGTGGATCATCGACATATATGGCTTCTTCGTCGCCGGCTCGCTCATCATCATGGGCAATCTCGGCGACCGCATAGGCCGGCGCAAACTCTTGATGATCGGCGCGGCCGCTTTCGGCATCGCCTCCATCTTCGCCGCCTTCGCCTCGAATGCGGTGATGCTGATCGCGGCCCGGGCGGCGCTGGGCGTCGCCGGAGCGACGCTCGCCCCCTCGACGCTTTCCCTCATCCGCAACATGTTCCACGACCCGCGCGAGCGTACTACGGCGATCGGCGTCTGGGTCGCCTCCTTCTCCGTCGGTGGCGCCATCGGTCCGATCTTCGGCGGCGTGCTGCTCGAGCATTTCTGGTGGGGATCGGTCTTTCTCGTGAATGTGCCGATCATGATCCTGCTGCTTATTGCGGCGCCGCTCCTTCTGCCGGAATTCCGCGACGAGGCGGCGACGCCGCTCGACACCGCCAGCGCCGCCATGTCGCTCATCGCCGTCCTGGCGCTCATCTACGGGCTCAAGCAGTTCGCCGAGTATGGCATGGGCTGGCAGCCGGTCCTGTCAGTGGCGATCGGCATCGTCGTCGCTTTCGTCTTCGCGAGAAGGCAGAAGCAGCTCAGCCATCCCTTGATCGACCTCAGCCTCTTTCGCAAGCCGGCCTTCAGCGCCTCGCTCGCCGTTTATATGCTGGGCGTACTGGTCGCCTTCGGCTTCTTCCTCTTCATCTCGCAATATCTTCAACTCGTCCTCGGCATGCGGCCGCTCGAGGCGAGCCTGTGGATGCTGCCCTCGGGCCTATCCTTCATTCTGGGCTCGATGCTGGCGCCGAAGATCGTGCGCAGCTTCCACCCGGCCTATGTGATGGCCGGCGGCCTCGCAATCGCCGGCCTCGCCTGCCTGATGCTCACCCAGATCGACACTTCCCATGGTCTGGCGATATTGATCGTGGGCTTCATCCTGATGTCGCTTGGCCTCGCCCCTGCTTTCACCCTCACCACCGATCTCGTGGTGAACGCGGCGCCGCCCGAACGCGCCGGCGCCGCAGCCGCGATCTCCGAGACCAGCGCCGAATTCGGTGGCGCGCTCGGCATCGCGGTGCTGGGCAGCGTCATGACGGCGCTCTATCGCGGCGCCATGAGCAAGGTGATCCCGGCCGACATGCCGCAGGACGCGGCGGAAGCGGTACAAGGCACACTCGGTGGCGCGATCGCTGTGGCGTCGGAACTGCCGGCGGATGCGGCCGCGGTCATCGTCGCCGCAGCGCGTACCGCCTTCACTGATGCGCTGGTGATGACGGCCGTGATCTGCACGGTGATCGCGCTCGCCGCGGCACTCCTCGCCGCTTTCCTGCTGAGGCGGGTTGAACCCGCGGCGCATCATGCCTGA
- a CDS encoding DUF1428 domain-containing protein, producing MAYVDGFIVAVPKKNMAQYRKMARRAGKVWREHGATSYVECVADDVQMGKLTSFPRSVKQKPDETVIFSWVTYKSRAERNRILKKVMADPRLQMDNKNMPFDGKRMIYGGFKVFLSI from the coding sequence ATGGCCTATGTCGATGGATTTATCGTTGCTGTTCCGAAGAAGAATATGGCGCAGTACCGCAAGATGGCGAGGCGCGCCGGCAAGGTCTGGCGCGAGCATGGCGCCACCAGCTACGTGGAATGCGTCGCCGATGATGTGCAGATGGGCAAGCTCACCTCCTTCCCGCGCAGCGTGAAGCAGAAGCCCGACGAGACGGTGATTTTCTCCTGGGTGACCTACAAGTCGCGGGCCGAGCGTAATCGCATCCTCAAGAAGGTGATGGCCGATCCGCGCTTGCAGATGGACAACAAGAACATGCCCTTCGACGGCAAGCGCATGATCTATGGCGGCTTCAAGGTCTTTCTCAGTATCTAG
- a CDS encoding acyl-CoA dehydrogenase family protein, which produces MDFALTDEQTQIRDMVRGFAAEKIAPYAAQWESEKAIPRQILKEAAGLGLAAITVREESGGSGLSRVESVLIFEELSYADPVVASFLSIHNMCAWMLDTYGNAEQRKAWLPKFCAMDVVASYCLTEPGSGSDAAALKTKAVKDGNSHYRLTGAKAFISGGGYSDLYLVICRTGEEGPKGISCILVEKDTDGLSFGANEKKMGWHAQATAMVNLDQARVPAENLIGAEGQGFSIAMSGLNGGRLNIAACSLGAAQNALDKAAAYMKERKAFGRQLAQFQALQFKIADMETELQAARVFLYHAAWKLSTNAPDARKFCAMAKRFVTDTGFRVANEALQIHGGYGYLADFGIEKIVRDLRVHQILEGTNEIMRLIVARDMLGGD; this is translated from the coding sequence ATGGATTTTGCGCTGACAGACGAACAGACTCAAATCAGGGACATGGTACGCGGCTTCGCGGCTGAGAAGATCGCTCCTTACGCCGCGCAATGGGAGAGTGAAAAGGCCATTCCGCGCCAGATCCTCAAGGAAGCGGCGGGACTTGGCCTGGCCGCTATCACGGTCAGGGAAGAAAGCGGCGGCTCCGGCCTGTCGCGGGTCGAGTCCGTCCTCATCTTCGAGGAACTTTCCTATGCCGACCCGGTGGTGGCGAGCTTCCTCTCCATCCACAATATGTGCGCCTGGATGCTCGATACCTACGGCAATGCCGAGCAACGCAAGGCCTGGCTGCCGAAATTCTGCGCCATGGATGTGGTAGCGAGCTATTGCCTGACCGAGCCGGGTTCCGGATCGGATGCGGCGGCGCTCAAGACCAAAGCGGTCAAGGACGGCAACAGCCACTATCGTCTGACGGGCGCCAAGGCCTTCATTTCGGGCGGGGGCTACTCCGATCTCTATCTGGTGATCTGCCGCACGGGTGAGGAGGGGCCCAAGGGCATTTCCTGCATTCTGGTCGAAAAAGACACGGATGGCCTGAGTTTTGGCGCCAATGAGAAGAAGATGGGCTGGCACGCCCAGGCGACCGCCATGGTCAATCTCGACCAGGCGCGGGTGCCGGCGGAGAACCTGATCGGGGCAGAGGGCCAGGGCTTCTCGATTGCGATGAGCGGGCTCAATGGCGGAAGGCTCAATATCGCCGCCTGCAGCCTCGGCGCCGCGCAAAACGCCCTCGACAAGGCCGCCGCTTATATGAAGGAGCGCAAGGCCTTCGGACGCCAGCTGGCGCAGTTCCAGGCGCTGCAGTTTAAAATCGCCGACATGGAGACGGAATTGCAGGCGGCGCGCGTCTTTCTCTATCATGCGGCCTGGAAACTCAGCACCAATGCACCCGATGCGCGGAAATTCTGCGCCATGGCGAAGCGTTTCGTCACCGACACGGGCTTTCGCGTCGCCAATGAGGCGTTGCAGATCCATGGCGGCTATGGCTATCTTGCCGATTTCGGCATCGAAAAGATCGTGCGCGACCTGCGCGTTCATCAAATCCTCGAGGGCACCAATGAAATCATGCGGCTTATCGTTGCGCGCGACATGCTGGGCGGTGATTAG
- a CDS encoding VOC family protein, which translates to MQVQPYLSFEGRAEEALDFYAKAIGAKVGVKMRFKEAPPMEMSGNGCADMGAPPAHSAEKIMHSEFKVGDSLIMATDGMCSGNTNFTGISLALQAKDDAEAKKIFDALSQGGKVQQPLIKTFFASSFGMVADKFGVGWMVVTAQA; encoded by the coding sequence ATGCAAGTCCAACCTTATTTGTCTTTCGAGGGCCGCGCCGAAGAGGCGTTGGATTTCTACGCCAAGGCGATCGGCGCCAAGGTCGGCGTGAAGATGCGTTTCAAGGAAGCGCCGCCCATGGAGATGTCGGGCAATGGCTGCGCCGATATGGGCGCTCCGCCGGCCCATTCCGCCGAGAAGATCATGCATTCGGAGTTCAAGGTCGGCGATTCGTTGATCATGGCCACCGACGGCATGTGTTCGGGCAACACCAACTTCACCGGCATTTCGCTGGCCCTTCAGGCCAAAGACGACGCGGAGGCGAAAAAGATCTTCGACGCCCTGAGCCAAGGCGGCAAGGTCCAGCAGCCGCTGATCAAGACCTTCTTCGCCTCGAGCTTCGGCATGGTCGCCGACAAGTTCGGTGTGGGCTGGATGGTCGTCACCGCGCAGGCTTGA
- a CDS encoding SDR family NAD(P)-dependent oxidoreductase, whose translation MLKGKTAIIYGGGGAVGGAVARAFAGEGARLFIAGRSLAKLEKVADDISAAGGTAEIAELDVMDEEAVKAHADDVAAKMGGIDIALNAVGLFHVQGKGFAHLSLDDFAFPITAYAQMNFITAKAVAWHMAKRRSGVILTLSTPGGRLPGTGYLGFGTACAAVEGFSRLLACELAPSGIRVICLRPHALPEALALQSHARAVFQPAAAQAGISVDEMLAGPAETLLKRYPTLAEVAQTAAFMASDKAGAMTGTIANLTCGALVD comes from the coding sequence ATGCTTAAAGGCAAAACCGCCATCATCTATGGCGGCGGCGGCGCGGTGGGCGGCGCGGTAGCTCGTGCCTTTGCCGGGGAAGGAGCGCGCCTCTTTATCGCCGGCCGCAGCCTCGCCAAGCTCGAGAAGGTGGCGGACGACATATCCGCTGCGGGAGGCACAGCCGAGATTGCCGAACTCGATGTCATGGATGAGGAAGCGGTCAAGGCCCATGCCGACGATGTGGCAGCCAAGATGGGCGGGATCGACATCGCGCTCAATGCGGTCGGCCTGTTCCATGTTCAGGGCAAGGGCTTCGCCCATCTCTCGCTCGATGATTTCGCCTTCCCGATCACGGCTTACGCGCAGATGAACTTCATCACCGCCAAGGCCGTCGCCTGGCATATGGCGAAGCGGCGGTCCGGCGTCATCCTCACTTTGTCGACACCCGGCGGCCGTCTGCCGGGCACCGGCTATCTGGGGTTCGGTACGGCCTGCGCCGCGGTGGAGGGCTTCTCGCGCCTGCTCGCCTGTGAATTGGCGCCATCCGGCATCCGTGTCATCTGCCTCAGGCCGCATGCTCTGCCAGAGGCTCTCGCCTTGCAGTCGCATGCCCGCGCCGTGTTCCAGCCGGCCGCCGCTCAGGCCGGCATAAGCGTGGACGAGATGCTTGCGGGCCCCGCCGAAACGTTGCTGAAGCGCTATCCGACACTCGCCGAAGTGGCGCAGACGGCCGCGTTCATGGCATCCGACAAAGCCGGCGCTATGACAGGCACCATCGCCAATCTCACCTGCGGTGCGCTGGTGGATTGA
- a CDS encoding glutathione S-transferase family protein, whose amino-acid sequence MKLYLGPGPNSDRVRIFLAEKGLDLPVVPIDFGKREHKSAEFLKLNSLGQVPVLQLDDGEVITESVAICRYVEAIHPSPPLFGSDAPHQGKAEMWNRRMEQEVFGTIGNVVLHTDEFFKERHTQVPEFAEAQRRAIPSKWMWLDREISDGRPYLAGDEFSIADICGMVTLMVSRFFGYEMPAEIPNVQRWAERLRQRPSWQAMTN is encoded by the coding sequence ATGAAGCTCTATCTGGGCCCCGGCCCGAATTCAGACCGCGTCCGCATCTTCCTGGCCGAGAAAGGCCTCGACCTGCCGGTCGTGCCGATCGACTTCGGCAAGCGGGAGCATAAATCGGCGGAATTCCTCAAGCTCAATTCCCTGGGCCAGGTGCCAGTGCTGCAGCTTGACGACGGCGAAGTCATCACCGAAAGCGTCGCCATCTGCCGCTATGTGGAAGCGATCCATCCTTCACCGCCATTGTTCGGCTCGGACGCGCCGCACCAGGGCAAGGCCGAGATGTGGAACCGGCGCATGGAGCAGGAGGTTTTCGGCACGATCGGAAATGTCGTCCTCCACACCGATGAGTTTTTCAAGGAACGGCACACCCAGGTTCCGGAATTCGCCGAGGCGCAGCGCCGGGCCATACCGAGCAAATGGATGTGGCTCGACCGCGAGATAAGCGACGGCCGTCCCTATCTTGCCGGTGACGAGTTCTCGATCGCCGATATCTGCGGCATGGTCACCTTGATGGTTTCAAGATTCTTCGGTTACGAGATGCCGGCGGAGATCCCCAATGTGCAGCGCTGGGCCGAGCGACTGCGCCAGCGCCCGAGCTGGCAGGCCATGACGAATTGA
- a CDS encoding helix-turn-helix domain-containing protein, whose protein sequence is MNAEHRSGCPINLTLEILGDKWSLLIIRDIIFGDRRHFRELLTRSEEGIASNILADRLKRLVEEGVLTRANDPSHKQKTVYSLTEKGIELLPVLAQMAVWGRKHLPVSDELSIRAQLLDEGGPDLWADFMKELRERHLGILFKAPSGYVPVGARLQAAYEAVVARNRARKPGQA, encoded by the coding sequence ATGAATGCTGAGCACCGGTCGGGCTGTCCCATCAATCTCACTCTCGAAATTCTGGGGGACAAATGGAGCCTGCTGATCATCCGCGACATCATCTTCGGTGACCGGCGTCATTTCCGCGAATTGCTGACCCGATCGGAAGAGGGCATCGCTTCGAATATTCTGGCCGACCGGCTCAAGCGGCTGGTCGAGGAGGGTGTGCTCACCAGAGCCAACGATCCCAGCCATAAGCAGAAAACCGTCTACAGTCTCACTGAAAAGGGTATCGAGCTCCTGCCGGTGCTGGCCCAGATGGCGGTCTGGGGCCGCAAGCATCTGCCGGTCAGCGACGAACTCAGCATCAGGGCCCAACTCCTTGACGAAGGCGGGCCCGATCTGTGGGCCGATTTCATGAAGGAATTGCGCGAGCGTCATCTGGGCATCCTCTTCAAGGCGCCGTCCGGTTATGTTCCGGTCGGCGCACGCCTGCAGGCGGCCTATGAGGCCGTGGTCGCCCGCAACAGAGCGCGCAAGCCCGGTCAGGCATGA
- a CDS encoding YciI family protein: MRVMVIVKANKETEAGVMPSTELLAAMGNYNEELVKAGIMLAGDGLHPSSKGKRVKFTKAQPKVTDGPFAETKELIAGFWMWKVKSMEQAVEWVKRCPMAEGDELEIRQVFEAEDFGEAFTPELRAQEERLLAEAQKLTRA; the protein is encoded by the coding sequence ATGAGAGTGATGGTGATCGTCAAGGCCAACAAGGAAACGGAAGCCGGCGTCATGCCGTCGACCGAGCTCCTGGCCGCGATGGGCAACTACAATGAAGAGCTCGTCAAGGCGGGTATCATGCTGGCCGGCGACGGTCTCCACCCCAGTTCCAAGGGCAAGCGGGTGAAATTCACCAAGGCGCAGCCCAAGGTGACCGACGGCCCCTTCGCCGAAACCAAGGAGCTCATCGCCGGTTTCTGGATGTGGAAGGTGAAGTCGATGGAGCAAGCCGTCGAATGGGTGAAACGCTGTCCTATGGCGGAAGGCGACGAGCTCGAGATCCGGCAGGTCTTCGAGGCCGAGGATTTCGGCGAGGCCTTCACGCCTGAGCTCAGGGCCCAGGAGGAGAGACTCCTGGCCGAAGCCCAGAAGTTGACAAGGGCCTGA
- a CDS encoding DUF899 domain-containing protein, whose amino-acid sequence MLDSPKTLPKVVSRSDWLIARRALLETEKRLTRERDALNEERRRLPMVRIDKHYVFEGPEAKTSLLDLFDGRRQLIVYHFMFDPDWEKACPGCTGFVEDLPRMKGLHERDTSFALISRAPQAKLRDYAQTMGWDIPLYSSFGSDFNYDFHATTDEKVAPSEYNYRSRADHIANNEAWFADGEHHGISVFLREGDEIFHTYSTYARGVEPLVPVLHYLDMTPLGRQGA is encoded by the coding sequence ATGCTTGATTCACCCAAAACGCTTCCGAAGGTCGTATCGCGCTCCGATTGGCTCATCGCCCGCAGGGCCCTGCTCGAGACTGAAAAGCGCCTGACGCGCGAGCGCGATGCGCTCAATGAAGAGCGTCGGCGGCTGCCCATGGTCAGGATCGACAAGCACTATGTCTTCGAAGGTCCGGAGGCAAAGACCTCCCTGCTCGACCTCTTCGACGGCCGCCGCCAGCTCATCGTCTATCACTTCATGTTCGATCCCGACTGGGAGAAGGCCTGTCCCGGCTGCACCGGTTTCGTGGAAGACCTTCCCCGCATGAAGGGGCTCCATGAGCGTGACACCTCTTTCGCTCTCATCTCGCGCGCCCCCCAGGCCAAGCTTCGGGACTACGCCCAGACGATGGGCTGGGACATTCCGCTCTATTCGTCCTTCGGCAGCGATTTCAACTACGACTTCCACGCGACGACGGACGAGAAAGTGGCGCCATCGGAATACAACTATCGTTCCCGTGCCGACCACATCGCCAATAACGAGGCATGGTTCGCCGATGGCGAGCATCACGGCATCAGCGTCTTCCTGCGCGAGGGCGATGAGATATTCCACACCTATTCGACTTACGCGCGCGGCGTGGAACCCCTCGTCCCGGTCCTGCATTATCTCGATATGACACCTCTCGGGCGACAAGGAGCCTGA
- a CDS encoding enoyl-CoA hydratase/isomerase family protein: MTADIIARVDGSAGRITLNRPKALNALNHPMVRAIKAALAEWRDDDRVRHVVIDGEGERAFCAGGDIRAVYDMIPTAPDAARQFWREEYELNAMIARYPKPYVALMDGFCLGGGVGLSGHGSHRIVTERSVVGMPETAIGFTPDVGGSLLLARAPGHAGEYMAATAYRMNAADAIYAGFADTMITGENRAALVAQLCEGRSADDAVGQFALFSGLSDLAARQARIDRAFGAATIQDAVRRLEESPEAWEQETLGKIAMHSPTALAAAHISVRQVRHFKTIEEALAHEYRYAYRAVDLHDFREGIRALIVDKDGKPQWLPSSIAEVSAQDAEALFAPIGSHELTLA; the protein is encoded by the coding sequence ATGACAGCGGATATCATTGCGCGGGTCGACGGCTCAGCCGGGCGCATCACTCTCAATCGGCCGAAGGCTCTCAATGCCCTCAATCATCCCATGGTACGCGCCATCAAAGCGGCGCTCGCCGAATGGCGCGACGACGACCGGGTCAGGCATGTTGTCATCGACGGTGAAGGCGAGCGCGCCTTCTGCGCCGGTGGCGATATCCGCGCTGTCTATGACATGATACCGACCGCGCCCGATGCGGCGCGGCAATTCTGGCGCGAGGAGTATGAGCTCAACGCGATGATCGCGCGCTATCCCAAGCCCTATGTCGCGCTGATGGACGGCTTCTGCCTGGGCGGCGGCGTCGGGCTCTCCGGCCATGGCTCGCATCGTATCGTCACCGAGCGCTCGGTGGTCGGCATGCCGGAAACGGCGATCGGCTTCACGCCCGATGTCGGCGGCTCGCTGCTGCTCGCCCGGGCACCCGGCCATGCGGGAGAATATATGGCGGCGACCGCCTATCGCATGAACGCCGCCGACGCGATCTATGCCGGTTTCGCCGACACGATGATCACTGGTGAGAACCGGGCGGCCCTCGTCGCCCAACTGTGCGAAGGACGTAGTGCCGATGACGCGGTCGGGCAATTCGCCCTGTTCTCCGGGCTGAGCGACCTCGCCGCCCGGCAGGCCCGCATCGATCGCGCCTTCGGTGCGGCGACAATCCAGGACGCGGTCCGGCGTCTCGAGGAGAGTCCGGAGGCCTGGGAGCAGGAGACGCTCGGAAAGATCGCCATGCATTCGCCAACCGCTCTGGCGGCGGCGCATATTTCCGTGCGCCAGGTGCGGCATTTCAAGACGATCGAGGAAGCCCTCGCTCACGAATATCGCTATGCTTATCGCGCTGTCGACCTGCATGATTTCCGCGAAGGCATCAGGGCGCTGATCGTCGACAAGGACGGCAAGCCGCAATGGCTGCCGTCAAGTATTGCCGAGGTTTCAGCGCAGGATGCCGAGGCGCTGTTCGCGCCGATCGGAAGCCATGAATTGACGCTGGCTTAG